The genomic window AGATGGTCTCGAAAGTAGTCACAATGTATTAGAGTAGACAAGCCACCAGCAGAACATCCTGTGAGCATGGCCTGCAATTTATCAaacatgtaaaacaaaaagaaacattaatgGGATTTCAAGACAGAGACTTAAGTTCTACAAATTAAGATTTATAAGATAATGAGGACGGTACACGTTTCGCATGTGACATGCCCATCGACAACAATTCATCCATGATAGCCTCCCAAATGAGCTGGCCGCGGAAGAAAAGCCGTGTTTCATTCTGAGACGAAAGAAAGAGAGTCAAAGAATCATGAAAACTAGTCAATTTTTTTGGCTATCATCCGACCAAAAGCCTTATTACCTTGAATTCAGCTTCAGGGTGTCCAGAAAAACAAGCACCATCACAGTACCGTATCATAACTCTGTTCCAGTTAAAGAAGtctacaaacaaacaacaaagacaACTATATAGATCTTCAAAGAAactaccatatatatatacaaaagcaACAACGGAGAAGCTACTAAAGATTTCTCGTAATGTACCAGGGTTTTGAGATGGGTCACTGCTTAAAACGCCAAAAAAAGGCACTTCATGTTCAAAGAAGTTGGAAGAACCTAACCTAGTCATTGCTCTAGCAGAACATGACTCAATTGTACGGCACCCGCCTCCACCCTTTTATAAAATCTCACTGTAATATCTTCTAACTCCCAAGTagaaataaattcaaattcagTCGACAAATAAGAATACCTCTAAATAAAGAAGCCAGCTATTGGAGCCAGATCCTGAACCCTTATGAAAGTGATAACCAGGTAAGCTTCCATCTAAGCAAACTGCGAAACATAGTATATAAATACTCcgaaagttaaaaaaaaagaaagtattgGAGATGATACAGTACAAGCTCCTCTCTCTTTAGCTTTACTCGACAGCTTCAGTTTAACTAGATCGCTACGGTCAACGGAGGGGATAGAGTCTGAAGTTGAATTGAAGgacaaagaaaaggaataaACGATCAAGACTATTCCGATTGAAGCGAGAAGCCAGTCACTCTTAGACCATGTTCTGCATTGTAGCAGAGAGCGAATCACCATTGAAGAACAGAAGCAAAGGAAGTGAGCAGTAGTATGTAAAATGGTGATATTTGTGTTGCTTTTGTAACTTGTAAGGAAGTTTCTCAGTGATTAACTGTACGTTTGAAAAATCTAGTTGTATCTTATTGACCAAAGATCTAGTTGTATCTTATAGACCAAAGAAAACCGAGGATCTAGCTAGTTGTATCTTATAGACCAAAGATCTAACTTATGCCCCAAGGAAACCGAGGatcttaataataataatatatattttaatagaGAGACTGAAAAGATTGTATTTTACGatctttatatttaaattcttGAATGATGATGCTTAAGTTTTCGTCGATTTAAAATTCTATGTAGCGTATCTTGCCCTTGACAATCGGGTAACAGCGAAAAAGGAGCAGTTAGTGAAGGAGGAGCTGGAAAAGGTGACATTTTGGGATAAAACATTAATTACTGGGGGTTTTCGAAAATCCTAACACTAAACTTGAATGTGTTTTCTCTGATATTTGCAGGTGAAATAAGCAGGTACACATACAACCGACATCTGGGTCTTACCACCGGATTACGTCAAAAATTATACAGACTGGTcctgaaaaaaagattttattaaCCGTTACAATggattaaaatctaaatcaaatCACATCATTAATGACCCGAAAAAACTTAGCTAAATATTCCATAATTGTCCATCTTTGTTGTTTCGCAAATATTGTCCTAGAATTTTGTAAACTTATTAGAGATTTAACAAGTACAAAACTTTTAGGACTCACCCGGATTGAGAATTTTGAGGAAGTGACTGCTCCCTTGCTGAAGAAGCTTCTGGAGAATCGAAAAAGTCCACAAGCAGAGGAAGTGGTAAAATGAGGATATAAGGCAAGTTCATGTGAAATTCATGTTGTAACAAGAAGGATTGCACGGGTATGGACAATCGATTAGCTTCACCGGTTTTCTGTTGAAGTACCAGTCACCTACAGACTCTGCAATTGTCTGTTCCCACAAGAACAACGGAAAAAACAGACACGAAACAGGTGAGGTCATTTGTAAGAACAAGCAACATGTTAAATATCTTTTACCTTATTTTCGATTCTTGGTGAGGTCAGGGAGTGCCATGTCACGGACATGACTGTCTGGCAATGAGCATAGCAGGAATCTATGAACATCCCACCATCTTTGTTCTGATGAAATTCCCCAATTGCAGTCATCATAGAACTGCGAAAACCTGTAAATTAAATAGgatttatataaatagagCTGGCCGTATTAACTTATGCTCCGAGGAAGATCTTAtgattcatataaatattcaacaaCTTGTATCTTGTATCTTATAGCTGCTTCACAGCTTGCTCATATCTACTGATTGTACTTTGAAACAGAGGATACTTTTGATAATCAGGTTACAAGATCAATTTGCTCATCCTTGTTTGgcatcatttatttttattaaggAGTAAATTACCGTGTAGAACTTTAATCTGTTCGGCATCACATTCCTTAATATTGAGTCTGCACTTTGCCCAACTTTTATCTGGATCCGCAGAAGTTGGTACCAAGACATGTTGAATCTGAATGTATGTTTGGTATTAGTAAAACAGTAAACATGAATTGGAGTCAAATCTAATGGAAGCAGGCAATAAGTGCTGCTCATGCTTGGATTGGCAACTCTAACCTGCCAAAAATCGTAGGCTGGATTGACAAGAAATACCGGAGTTCTTATGTTTTTCAGGAATTCTTGAGGAAACATACActgcaaattttaaaaaaaaagtctcaaATACCAATCATAATCAGGTAAAGAACGATTTTATCAGTAGATGGAAAATACAATCAAAGTAAGAGACAAAACCTACCTTAGATGGCTCCGTTTTGGCTACACATTTCTGATCCAAGCTCTTCTCTACGCCCTGGTTGGTATCAACCGCAGCAACCCAGCACAGAACCAATGGAAAACCCCATGATATGTTCTTACTCATTTCGATGAAGAATTCAAGATATATCACAAAGTATTATTTCGACTATTGAAAGAAAGTGAATGGAACCTGCAAATTAACAACATCATGATAGAAAGACCTCATTGTTGGGTTTCCAAGGACATCAGGCCTGAAATGAAGGAAAATAGCTTTACTGAGACTGAGAGACAGTGTGAGCTTGTTTCACATCAACAGTAACTTCTTAGCTCTGTGGAGTATATAGTCTGCTAAAAATCTAACATGTGTGCTTCTTAAAACTAGTTTAGAcccaaaaaactaaaagaaagagCAGTGGAACTCATGAatctgtcaaaaaaaaaatcatgagaAAATGAATATGAGCACAAACATACACGTTGAGAAAGTAGCCTCCATCAGAAACACATTTGACAGCTGCATCTTTTGGAAGATGATCTCGAAAGTAGTCACAATGTATAAGACTTGCCAAGCCACCGGCAGAACATCCTGTAAGTATGGCCTACATTTACTCAAAttacaaagaagaacaaaaattaatcTGTAGCAAATTACCTAAGTAGGCGAATTCAACTAAATGCAGAAGATATATGGTAGGTCTTGTTAACATAGATGGATATTGGAGTGCAAGACAGACTTTCATGGTAACCAGAAGAACATTATTAACAGATCCATTTTTATAAGATCATGAAGACGTTACCTGTTTGGCATCTGACATGCCCATTGACAAAAGTTCATCAATAATAGCCTCCCAAATAAGCTGGCCCCGGAAGAAAAGCCGTGTGCCATTCTAAGAAGAgggaaaaagagagtaaacTAAACATGAAACTATTGAACTTGAATTGCTTTCAACAAAATCTGACGCAAATCCTCGAAACCAAAAGCCTTATTATTACCTTGAATTCAGCTTCAGGGCGTCCAGAAAAAGAAGCACCATCACAGTACCTTATCGCAACCTTGTTCCAGTTAAAGAATTctgcacaaaacaaaaaaaagactacCTAATTAATTCATACTAGAAGATTGTCAACTATAAAAGACAACAATGTAAAAGCTACTAGAGATATCTCGTACCAGGATTTTGAGATGGGTCACTACTTAAAACACCTTGAAAGGCCACTTCTTGTTCAAAGTAGTTGGAAGAACCTAATTTAGTCAATGCTCGAGCAGAACATGACGCAACTGTGTTGCACCAGCCTCCACCCTTTCACTCAAATATATTCTCATCCCCATCTAAACTcattatatttaaattcaatcaatacaaaagaaaagacaaatacCTCCAAATGAACAAGCCAGCTTTGGGAGCCAGATCCAGAACCCTCATGAAAGTGGTACCCAGGCAAGCTTCCATCCAAACAAACTGCGCAATTGAATCAATTTCAgttaaaaatccaaacttgCAAAAGtgtaagacaaaaaaaaaacgagaggATTAGTAACAGTTACAAGCTCCTCTCTCTTTAGCTACACTCGACAACTTCAGCTTGACCAGATCGCTAGGAGATATGATTGGCCGAGATCGGTCAACGGAGGGGACAGAGTCTGAAGTGggatcgaagaagaaagagaggaaaaaaacgATCAATACGCATCCTATAGAAGCGACAAGCCAGTCACTTTTAGCCCATTTTCTACACCGTAACAGAGAGCTAAACCTTGGAATCGCCATTGAAgaagattagaagaagaatcaaaggaAGAGATCACTTCACTGTTTcaaatatgttattatttaCATCTCTGGGACTCACGATTGCGACAGCCCAACCGAATGATTAATACATAACTGAAATCGAAATTACCGGTTTAAATTGGTTCAAAGAGGAGAGATTTTAACCGGAATGGAATAAGAAGGGACCTTTATGCCTAAAGCCTCTATCCCAATTAGCGGATTTTCGTGTAAATTTGAATGTATTAAAATAAGCTATTTGCCGCTTTGCACGAAAAAACAGTGAACGCTTTCAATGGCGTCGTCATCGTCACGATCTCTGGTTTCTTCCTACACCTTTGATGAGAAAGACCTAGACGACGCTGATTTATGGGCGGTGATTGATTCCGCCGCCGCTGCAGCTACTATCGCCGGCAAATCTCCGAAACCCCTTGCTATTAGGTATCCAAATTACAATTCTCCTCCGACGCCTGTTTCGTATCCTTCTCCACAGTCGAAAATTCTTCAGATCCCCAATCGTAACCCTAATCTTGGCCGAGGATTGAACGAGGAGTCTAATCGTCCGAGCAAAATGGCCAGATCTCGCATCTTGTCTGAGGTGAAGAGTGAGACTCCGATGGCTCTTGTTACGACGGCGCACCGGAATTCGACCCCGAATATCATCAATTCGACGAAGTTTTCTTCGCCGGAGAGTTACTTGTCGCCTGGGATTAGACAGCCTACGCCTTTTGCGGAGGTTTCTCCGTCAGCGAGCTGTGTTAAGAACGATCCGATTAATGAGATGCGACATAGCTTGTCCGGTAGCTTTCCTTCTGCTACTCTGTTCAAGGAGTACCAGAATACAGCAATGGCGGTATCATTTCGATTTTCCTCTatccatttttgtttatttcggAAATGAGTTTTGTGCACtgaaaggtgttcgatgaaatgtcaAGCATTGTTTTGCTTGATTATTTCGATCATGACTTGTTCCTTCATaataatttctaaatttttctcaatacaaaaccaaagaaccCAAGCTAGATCACTACTCTTGGATTCACTCAACCAATATCATATTTGTCATTGGTACATCAAGTGCTATCGTGAACTAACAATATTGCTTCATCATTTTGCAGATTCTAGAGAAATCTGATTACACGATGATATCAGGGAAGGCATACATCAAAAAGTCAGGTGAAGATTATGCTTGTAGTCTgcttattgtttcttttacaTTCAAAATTGGTTTTGATGCTACATTGTATGGAAATGTGAAGGTTGGAGGAAAATATCGTTTTACTTCAATGTGTCTTATGAAATAAGAGACAAGACTATTGAATTCGACGAAAACAGAAATGTCCAGCGTGCTGAGTTCATCGTTCGAGCCATTATGCAGTAATGTTCTTCTATATAAACTTGAATTTGATGGTGTGTTTAGCAAATAGTGTGTAGTGATTAATTGGTGTTTAACCTTTTGGTTGATGGGGTCTCGCAGTGGAGGAAGATTCGCTGACGGATGGGGTTCTTGTGAGCGACGTGAGAAGAAATTTCTTAAACCGAATCACGATATCCCTAGCACAGCGGAGACCAGAGCCAAAAACAGGGCTTG from Arabidopsis thaliana chromosome 3, partial sequence includes these protein-coding regions:
- a CDS encoding Pectinacetylesterase family protein (Pectinacetylesterase family protein; CONTAINS InterPro DOMAIN/s: Pectinacetylesterase (InterPro:IPR004963); BEST Arabidopsis thaliana protein match is: Pectinacetylesterase family protein (TAIR:AT3G09405.1); Has 557 Blast hits to 548 proteins in 93 species: Archae - 0; Bacteria - 46; Metazoa - 119; Fungi - 0; Plants - 303; Viruses - 0; Other Eukaryotes - 89 (source: NCBI BLink).), which translates into the protein MAIPRFSSLLRCRKWAKSDWLVASIGCVLIVFFLSFFFDPTSDSVPSVDRSRPIISPSDLVKLKLSSVAKERGAFCLDGSLPGYHFHEGSGSGSQSWLVHLEGGGWCNTVASCSARALTKLGSSNYFEQEVAFQGVLSSDPSQNPEFFNWNKVAIRYCDGASFSGRPEAEFKNGTRLFFRGQLIWEAIIDELLSMGMSDAKQAILTGCSAGGLASLIHCDYFRDHLPKDAAVKCVSDGGYFLNVPDVLGNPTMRSFYHDVVNLQGVEKSLDQKCVAKTEPSKCMFPQEFLKNIRTPVFLVNPAYDFWQIQHVLVPTSADPDKSWAKCRLNIKECDAEQIKVLHGFRSSMMTAIGEFHQNKDGGMFIDSCYAHCQTVMSVTWHSLTSPRIENKTIAESVGDWYFNRKPVKLIDCPYPCNPSCYNMNFT
- a CDS encoding Pectinacetylesterase family protein (Pectinacetylesterase family protein; CONTAINS InterPro DOMAIN/s: Pectinacetylesterase (InterPro:IPR004963); BEST Arabidopsis thaliana protein match is: Pectinacetylesterase family protein (TAIR:AT3G09405.1); Has 546 Blast hits to 540 proteins in 92 species: Archae - 0; Bacteria - 46; Metazoa - 118; Fungi - 0; Plants - 293; Viruses - 0; Other Eukaryotes - 89 (source: NCBI BLink).), producing the protein MAIPRFSSLLRCRKWAKSDWLVASIGCVLIVFFLSFFFDPTSDSVPSVDRSRPIISPSDLVKLKLSSVAKERGAFCLDGSLPGYHFHEGSGSGSQSWLVHLEGGGWCNTVASCSARALTKLGSSNYFEQEVAFQGVLSSDPSQNPEFFNWNKVAIRYCDGASFSGRPEAEFKNGTRLFFRGQLIWEAIIDELLSMGMSDAKQAILTGCSAGGLASLIHCDYFRDHLPKDAAVKCVSDGGYFLNVPDVLGNPTMRSFYHDVVNLQGVEKSLDQKCVAKTEPSKCMFPQEFLKNIRTPVFLVNPAYDFWQIQHVLVPTSADPDKSWAKCRLNIKECDAEQIKVLHGFRSSMMTAIGEFHQNKDGGMFIDSCYAHCQTVMSVTWHSLTSPRIENKVKDI
- a CDS encoding peptide transporter family protein, which produces MASSSSRSLVSSYTFDEKDLDDADLWAVIDSAAAAATIAGKSPKPLAIRYPNYNSPPTPVSYPSPQSKILQIPNRNPNLGRGLNEESNRPSKMARSRILSEVKSETPMALVTTAHRNSTPNIINSTKFSSPESYLSPGIRQPTPFAEVSPSASCVKNDPINEMRHSLSGSFPSATLFKEYQNTAMAILEKSDYTMISGKAYIKKSGEDYACSLLIVSFTFKIGFDATLYGNVKVGGKYRFTSMCLMK
- a CDS encoding peptide transporter family protein (unknown protein; Has 17 Blast hits to 17 proteins in 7 species: Archae - 0; Bacteria - 0; Metazoa - 0; Fungi - 0; Plants - 17; Viruses - 0; Other Eukaryotes - 0 (source: NCBI BLink).); amino-acid sequence: MASSSSRSLVSSYTFDEKDLDDADLWAVIDSAAAAATIAGKSPKPLAIRYPNYNSPPTPVSYPSPQSKILQIPNRNPNLGRGLNEESNRPSKMARSRILSEVKSETPMALVTTAHRNSTPNIINSTKFSSPESYLSPGIRQPTPFAEVSPSASCVKNDPINEMRHSLSGSFPSATLFKEYQNTAMAILEKSDYTMISGKAYIKKSGWRKISFYFNVSYEIRDKTIEFDENRNVQRAEFIVRAIMHGGRFADGWGSCERREKKFLKPNHDIPSTAETRAKNRACQDLLGIGEYRESPAGLPR
- a CDS encoding Pectinacetylesterase family protein (Pectinacetylesterase family protein; FUNCTIONS IN: molecular_function unknown; INVOLVED IN: biological_process unknown; LOCATED IN: cellular_component unknown; CONTAINS InterPro DOMAIN/s: Pectinacetylesterase (InterPro:IPR004963); BEST Arabidopsis thaliana protein match is: Pectinacetylesterase family protein (TAIR:AT3G09410.1); Has 559 Blast hits to 551 proteins in 94 species: Archae - 2; Bacteria - 43; Metazoa - 119; Fungi - 0; Plants - 302; Viruses - 0; Other Eukaryotes - 93 (source: NCBI BLink).); amino-acid sequence: MVIRSLLQCRTWSKSDWLLASIGIVLIVYSFSLSFNSTSDSIPSVDRSDLVKLKLSSKAKERGAFCLDGSLPGYHFHKGSGSGSNSWLLYLEGGGGCRTIESCSARAMTRLGSSNFFEHEVPFFGVLSSDPSQNPDFFNWNRVMIRYCDGACFSGHPEAEFKNETRLFFRGQLIWEAIMDELLSMGMSHAKRAMLTGCSAGGLSTLIHCDYFRDHLPKDATVKCVSDGGYILNVLDVLGNPTMGSFFHDVVTLQSVDKSLDQNCVAKMEPSKCMFPQESLKNIRTPVFLVNTAYDYWQIQNGLVPDSPDLDERWKICRLNIQECDAAQMKVLHGFRSSLIDAIGEFHVNKEGGMFINSCNSHCQIRESWHSATSTRIENKTIAESVGDWYFNRKPVKLIDCPYPCNASC